The sequence below is a genomic window from Wyeomyia smithii strain HCP4-BCI-WySm-NY-G18 chromosome 1, ASM2978416v1, whole genome shotgun sequence.
tttccgagtcccggtaaaatattaccgagagTCTCGTTTAAGTTTGACAAGTTGTCAATTGttgattttacagaatctcggtatttcgatgtattaccgagatttttaccgagatctcagctgttgaaatctcggtaattcattttaccgtactcggtgatattatctaagtgtgtatagatcattgcacggtAACGtctaaaaaaaagaaagagtaTAATATTTGACAGTggtcgcgggtttgtttacatggaCTTGTAAAATTTTCGGCTCGAGTGAAAATGCGGACGTGTGTTGTTAAGAATTGCTTTACTGCCTGGTAGTAACGAATTCGCATAGGCGGAAAGTTGTCAAATCTTTTTCGTAatcgtatcattcattttcactctTATCACTGAACGATGAAACTGAAAAATCtaacaccttgtaaacaaacctGTGGGAAATctcaaaaaagtgaggttattttttgtATGCGTTTCGTTGAGTGTAGGAAATAATATCGATATAAAAGTTCCGGAGATTATCGATATTAGTATCGCCCACTTTTAAAGtcaaatccagaaaaaaatgttgagtTGAGTTTTCGGCCATCGTTATCGTTGCGCTTATGGTGTAGCAGGCATAAAATCGTAATATTTATCTATATAAGGTTTCTGGGGAATCATTTTCCCTAATATACTTTTGTTGTGAAACTAATGCATCGATTTGTTCGTTATTTACCGAGTActtaaaaatacaaatacaattgaaattttgcgAAGTTCGGTGTTCATTGATTAAACAAGATGGATGCGATGAGTTTAAGTCTGGATGAGATTATCAAAAAGAAATCTATCGGTAAGCGTACGAAACCCGGTAAAGCAGGAGCAAAAAAACGCACCGGTAAACCTACTAAACAGGGAAAACGTGCTGCTGCAACGGAAACACGTACTCGACCCGGTGGAAAAAAGGTTTTGACCAGCCCAAGCCGGAAGAAGAAGTTAGAAAGTTTGAAAACTCGTTCCCCGATTGGAAAACCGAAAGTAGTGGTTGATGCGCGTATGAAGATAATACAGAAAAAACGAGCACATATTCGAGATGCGCGCGATAAACTAATTGAACTCGCCCGAAACAGTGGAGATGCTAGGCTACGATTGCTAAAGCGCAAAGGCACCCTCCCTCCAGGGAGTGGAATGCCCAAGAAAAGGATGTCCGGAGGTAAATGTTTGCAGTGTTTATTATATTTATACCTTATTGTGCGTATTCTGTTGTAGGAAAGTTATTTCATGAGGATCTGGCAGAAGACTTTGAAATGAAGGTAGACCTTCGACGCCCAATTGTTCCTTTGAAACGAACCGTTCGAAATGAAATGTTTACTGTTCCCAGTACAATGCCCCCATTGCCAACATTCAGTCGTCACGTTCGCAACTCGCCTCCACCACAAACGTCATCTTCATGGAGCAGCGATCCATTCGATTGTTATGAAGTGCATACCAGTCGTCCGACAGTTCAGAAATCGCACGCTCCAGTTCCTCTTCCTCAGTACGATGATCTTCCGCCAAGACGTAGCATTGCCAGAGCTAGAACACCACCCCTGCGCCCGATGTATGCTGACGATCGACCGCATCTTTCGTCCACCATGCGTGCACGCTTGGAGTGCGCTCCTAATCAAAGCGAATCTATGGGCATCTTTGCCAAAATGCCTCCAGATGACCATTATCATAGCAGCAACAATACCAGCAGCCGTCAGCAATACAGTCATCATCACCACCATCAACAACAGCCTCAATCTCCGTCGCCATCTCCACCCATCTCCGGATACAGAATTGTCGTCAGTAATCTGCATTCTAGTGTGACACAGAATGATATCAAGGTATACCTGCATGACATGATAATCTTTGATTTTCTGGTTATATCAATTTAGAAATATCTAATTATGTTATTTCAACTCGAAGGAACTTTTTGAAGACATCGGTGACCTACTAGAATCGCGTCTTGTTCGTCCAGGCGTGGCGGAAGTTATCTATCGCACACTGAAGGATGCAGAAGAAGCCGTAGACACGTACCATAACCGCCAACTGGATGGTCAACCAATGAAGTGTCTGCTGGTCAAACCGCGTTCCGCGAACAAACCAACTGCACCGGCCATCAGTTATTCGAGGTGAATGATCTGTTCTATTCTGACGTTTTGTTTTTTACTACTACTTTTGTAAGCTCACTAAGTGCCACAAATCATAATCAACAAATGACAATACAATTTGATCTGTTTCGCAATCACAGCTCGTCGCGGTCGTTGAAACCTTCCTCGTTGTCGTCATCGGCGGCCAAAAAGTCACAGGTTGAAATCGATATCGACGCTTTGCACACGGTCCTATTCAGAAGAGATCACTAGAAGTCACAACTCCACCACACCATTTGCCCTCTCACGATCAGACATTTGTTCCGAACATCAGCATTcgacaaaacaaaattaggggttataaataaaaagaatgaaaatttatttaaatgttTGGAAATTTCGTAAGAGCTCAAAGTGTGTTATTGTTCAAAGCCTTACtcttgaaaacaggaaaagatTTTCGGTCGAATGTGGATATATCAaagaaatagaacaaaacaaaaattgtaaaattcaaCAGAATCGAAAATCTGGCCTGAAGTTTTAAATGTAAGGATATTCCTTCACTTGTTTCATCATGTATTGCTAGAATCAGGCAAGACATTGCTTTTTAGCTCAGCCACTACACTACAGCAGACATCAAAATCAAACACTTGTATGAATCCATTCAGGCTCCGTAACATTTATCAGAACCCTTTCGAACAAGCAAGACCTCTCATTATAAAACAGTTGCTAGATGTGGAACGCTATGGAAGACAAAATGACCAACAAATAAAATCTAGCAATTATATGCATTGGTGTTGTTTTGCTCTGTTTATATCACAATTGTGTATGATTTTCTTCGTTAATATAAATAATTGGAAAATGTTATTATTTAACAG
It includes:
- the LOC129718583 gene encoding polymerase delta-interacting protein 3; amino-acid sequence: MDAMSLSLDEIIKKKSIGKRTKPGKAGAKKRTGKPTKQGKRAAATETRTRPGGKKVLTSPSRKKKLESLKTRSPIGKPKVVVDARMKIIQKKRAHIRDARDKLIELARNSGDARLRLLKRKGTLPPGSGMPKKRMSGGKLFHEDLAEDFEMKVDLRRPIVPLKRTVRNEMFTVPSTMPPLPTFSRHVRNSPPPQTSSSWSSDPFDCYEVHTSRPTVQKSHAPVPLPQYDDLPPRRSIARARTPPLRPMYADDRPHLSSTMRARLECAPNQSESMGIFAKMPPDDHYHSSNNTSSRQQYSHHHHHQQQPQSPSPSPPISGYRIVVSNLHSSVTQNDIKELFEDIGDLLESRLVRPGVAEVIYRTLKDAEEAVDTYHNRQLDGQPMKCLLVKPRSANKPTAPAISYSSSSRSLKPSSLSSSAAKKSQVEIDIDALHTVLFRRDH